The genomic segment TACGATTATTGGAATAATGCTATCAGTTGCACTTATATCAACAATAGGTCTTTTCTTTAAAGGAATGCAAGATGCGAAGATACAGGAGGCTATAAACAGGGGAGGTGCTTATCATTTAGCATTTCAAAAAACGAATGAAAAGTTAATCTCTAAAATAGTTAATAACCCTAAAGTGGCGAGGTCTGGATTGTATATTAAAAGTAAAGAAATAAAGATAGGTGATAAATTAGTTGTTAACGTAATAACAGCAACAGATAAGGCTTTAGAACTTTTTCCTTATAAAACAAAGATAGGGAGATTGCCAGAAAAAGAAAATGAAGTAGCAATGGAAAAGTGGGTTTTGTCACATATTGATAAGGATGTTAAAGTAGGAAATAAAATTAAAGTTGACAAGAAAGAATATACTCTTGTAGGAATACTCGGGGATAATGTACAAAATCAGTTAGATGGTAATGGATCAATTTTATCTAAAAATAATAATATTAACAAGCAAAATGCGGCGTTACTGGTAGAAATAAGCTCAAAAACAAACTTAAAAACTGCCGTGAATGAATTAAAGCAGTTAGGGGAGAAAGATACCGTTACGGAAAACGATAATTTGCTACGAATGCAAGGAGCGGGTGATTCAAATTCTAGAGAATTATTTGAAACCTTAGCAATAATAATTGGAATAGTTTTAATTTCAACAATAGCCGTAATATATAATTCATTTCAAATAAGCGTTGTGGAAAGAATTAAACAGTTTGGACTTTTAAGAGCAGTGGGAACTACTCCAATACAAATTAGAAAGATTGTCCTAAGAGAAGCAACAATCCTCGCAGTAATAGCTATTCCACTAGGTCTCATATGCAGTATTATAGCTATATATGGAATAAGCATTGCATTTAAATTAATTGATGTAGGTTCACTTATGCCTATGAAAATTTCTATATCACCTATGATTTTATGCATAAGTGTAGCTGTAGGTCTTATAGCGATATACCTATCAGCACTCGTGCCAGCATATTTCGCAGGCAGAATTTCACCACTGAATGCTATAAGTGGTAGAACTTCTATAACAAAGGAGAAAATAAAAAGAAGAAAGAATAGAGTTATTCAAAAAATATTTGGGTTTGAAGGAGCATTGGCTGCTAAAAATATAAAGAGAAATAGAAAAAGATATAGGATAACTGTTTTTTCAATAGTAATAAGTGTGGTGTTATTTGTCACTTTTAAATCCTTCATGGATATGTCACTTAATATATCATCCGATCTTAATGAATTAAAAAACATTCATTTCACAGTTATAAGTAATAGGGATGCAACAGAAAACTTCATAAATAGTAAAATAGAAGATGATATTAAAGCACTGAATTCAGTTGATAAGGTATATGGATCGTTCAGTACCTATAATTTCGATATGACAATAAGTAAAAACAGTGAAGTTAAGAAAATTCAAGATATGAAAAATATATACAAAAAATCAACTTTAGATGGAGTGGAGAAAACCCTTATAGAAAGTTCCATTTCAATTTATGATAAGGATTCACTAGAAGTTTCTAAAAAATATCTAAAGTCAGGAAATATTGATATAGAAAAACTAAATAGTGAAAATGGAGTAATCTTAATTAACAAAAATACAGTATATGATGAAAATACAAAGAAAGTGTATGTTGGACCACTAGCAGATGTAAAAGTAGGAGATGAAATAGACCTACAATATGATGCTTCTTTTAATGAGCGTTTTTCTAATAAAGCAACAAAGGTTGAATTTGGCAAGGGCAAAGTTAATAAAGTAAAGGTTATGGCAATTATTAATGAACCTTTTGATTATTGGAGATCTTCAAATGGATTAAAAATAATCACAACAGAAGAAATGGGAAAGAAATTAACAGATATTAAGGAGATTAAACCTAAAAACTTAAAAATAGTTCTTAAAGATGTAAAAAATGAAGATGCAGCGAAAATATCAATAGAAGCTGCCATAAAATCAAATAATTCTTTAACGGTAATAAATAATATAAATGAAAATAGACAAGATAAATCTTCAATATTAATGATCAAAATATTATTGTATGGATTTGTACTAGTGGTTTCATTAATAGGAAGTGTTAATATTATAAATACATTAACAACAAATATTATCCTCAGAAAAAGAGAGTTTGCTACATTAAAATCCATAGGGCTAACTCAAAAGGGTTTAAAGAAAATGATTGTGCTAGAAGGACTTCTCTACGGCATTGTTGGTGCTATATATGGCTGTATAATAGGCTGCGGCATATCCTTTATGTTGTTCAAAGCAATGGGTGGATTTAGAGTGATGCGATGGATGGTGCCATGGGAGGCAATAGCTATTGCGGGAACTTTCTCTATAGTAATAAGTTATATTTCAGTATTATCACCACTTTCAAGAATTAAAAAAGAAAACTTAATAGAGGCAGTTAGAGAAGATTATTAATAATCTTCTCTGTTTTTTATTATATAGTAAATCATGAATTTTTTTTAACATGCCTTAAATTTGTACCGTAATATTATATAAGTACTTGTTTAATTATAGTTTATTTATATGTTAATTGTAACATGAATTCCAATGAAATAAGACAAGTTGGTAAGAAATTCTATATACATTAGCTTTAACTTAAGACATAATTGAGGTATTATTAATGTGTTACTTAACAATATTTAGGATGAGGTGAACGAGATGAATAGATTATTATTAGTTGAAGATGATGAATCACTAGCCCTTGGCATAGAGTTTTCTCTAAAAGATGGTGGCTACGAAGTTTCTAGAGCCGCAACAGTAGAAGGTGGAAAAAAATTATTCCATTTAGAAAAGTTTGATTTGATTTTATTAGATGTTAATTTACCTGATGGAAATGGATATGAATTATGTAAGTACATAAGGAGCAAAAGTGATGTGCTAATAATATTTTTAACAGCCTGTGATGATGAGGTTAATATAGTTCAGGGACTTGAAATAGGTGGGGATGATTATATAACAAAGCCATTTCGCGTAAGAGAACTTTTATCAAGAATAAAGGCACTAATAAGGCGCAACTCTAAAAATATATCTATAAAAAGTACAATGAAAAGTGAAAATATATTAGTTGATAATATAAAATCAGCAGTGTGGAAAAATGGTGAAGTCATAAATCTTACGGCGCAAGAATATAAACTTTTATTAATATTTATGAATAAACCTAATGTTCTAATGAAGAGGGATGAGATATTGTGTGAATTATTAGAAGGGGAAGATCCTTTCTTTGATGAAAATACACTATCTGTTTATATTAAGAGAATAAGAGATAAAATAGAAGATAACCCGAGGGAACCACAATATATAGTCAATAAACGTGGGCTAGGGTACAAGTGGAATAAGGAGATTATTAAGGGGTAGATTAGTATGAGAAGATATTTTGTTAATTCTGAGCTAAAAATAAGTACGGCGGTTCTTTTGTTTTTAATGACTTTATTTTTGATCATTACATCATTATGTTTAAAAGTGCATCATGATAACTTAAAGGCTGATTATATAAAAAGTTTAGGAGTAATTAGCGAAAGAATGATAGAGAAAAATCCGGAAATGGAAAAGGAAATTATACCTCTTATTACAAAAGAA from the Clostridium sp. CM027 genome contains:
- a CDS encoding ABC transporter permease, whose protein sequence is MITSYKQLTGKYLKKNKKRTALTIIGIMLSVALISTIGLFFKGMQDAKIQEAINRGGAYHLAFQKTNEKLISKIVNNPKVARSGLYIKSKEIKIGDKLVVNVITATDKALELFPYKTKIGRLPEKENEVAMEKWVLSHIDKDVKVGNKIKVDKKEYTLVGILGDNVQNQLDGNGSILSKNNNINKQNAALLVEISSKTNLKTAVNELKQLGEKDTVTENDNLLRMQGAGDSNSRELFETLAIIIGIVLISTIAVIYNSFQISVVERIKQFGLLRAVGTTPIQIRKIVLREATILAVIAIPLGLICSIIAIYGISIAFKLIDVGSLMPMKISISPMILCISVAVGLIAIYLSALVPAYFAGRISPLNAISGRTSITKEKIKRRKNRVIQKIFGFEGALAAKNIKRNRKRYRITVFSIVISVVLFVTFKSFMDMSLNISSDLNELKNIHFTVISNRDATENFINSKIEDDIKALNSVDKVYGSFSTYNFDMTISKNSEVKKIQDMKNIYKKSTLDGVEKTLIESSISIYDKDSLEVSKKYLKSGNIDIEKLNSENGVILINKNTVYDENTKKVYVGPLADVKVGDEIDLQYDASFNERFSNKATKVEFGKGKVNKVKVMAIINEPFDYWRSSNGLKIITTEEMGKKLTDIKEIKPKNLKIVLKDVKNEDAAKISIEAAIKSNNSLTVINNINENRQDKSSILMIKILLYGFVLVVSLIGSVNIINTLTTNIILRKREFATLKSIGLTQKGLKKMIVLEGLLYGIVGAIYGCIIGCGISFMLFKAMGGFRVMRWMVPWEAIAIAGTFSIVISYISVLSPLSRIKKENLIEAVREDY
- a CDS encoding response regulator transcription factor, which translates into the protein MNRLLLVEDDESLALGIEFSLKDGGYEVSRAATVEGGKKLFHLEKFDLILLDVNLPDGNGYELCKYIRSKSDVLIIFLTACDDEVNIVQGLEIGGDDYITKPFRVRELLSRIKALIRRNSKNISIKSTMKSENILVDNIKSAVWKNGEVINLTAQEYKLLLIFMNKPNVLMKRDEILCELLEGEDPFFDENTLSVYIKRIRDKIEDNPREPQYIVNKRGLGYKWNKEIIKG